The following DNA comes from Teredinibacter haidensis.
TCTATTAGTGTACTTCGTACATGCCGGTGATATTGTCGAGGGTGCGGTTGCAAAAGGTATTTTATCTACTTCGTACGCGCTGGTGAGTATTGCCTGTGTGCCATTGGTGACGCGGCTCGCATGTGAAAATAGTAAATTAACAGTACTGAAAAGTATCTATTTGATTAATGCCATTGGTGGCGTGGCAAAGTGGTTTATCTTTACCCCTGGCGCGGGTTGGATTATTGTACTGGATGCCGTTTTGTGTGGTGCTATATGGACAGCAATGGTGGTGTTAATTCCCTCGATGATTGCGGATTTGAGCCAGCAGCACAGTGAAAAAGAACAGGTCAATCATGCGGGAATGTATGCTTCTGTTCATGCATGGGTCTTGAGTGTCAGTAGTGTGTTGGCGTTTTTATGCAGCGGACTAAGCTTGTCGTTAATGGGCTTTGATGCGCAGTTGGGCGGTAATCAGCCAGCTCATAGTATTAACACAATGCGAATAATTTTGGTGGGCGGCACAATTCTTTTTAGCTTATTGCCGCTGGCTCTTTTTTACGGTGTTAAAAAATATCAACAGCAGGTTTTAGTTCTCTGGAGTCATCGGTAAAGACGTTATGGTAACCATAAAAGATGTTGCGCGGGTAGCGGGTGTGTCGACTGCCACGGTTTCAAGGGTAGTACACGATGGTGGGCAGGTCGGAGACGCCTGTCGAGCACGCGTTAAAAAAGTGATAAAGCAGTTGGGTTATCGCCCCAACACTAATGCCCGTGCGCTAGTGAGTAAAACCAGTGACACCATTGGCGTTGTGACCCCGCGATTATCTATGACTTTTTTTGGTTGCCTAGCTGCTGGTGTAGAAAAAACAGCGAGAGAGAAAAACCTTAAGCTCTTAATGAGCAACTCCCTGTACGAGACCAAAACAGAATTGGAAGCCATTGAATCTCTACGTGAGCACAGCTGTAAAGCCATTATTTTACACAGCGAATATTCCGATGAGAAAACACTTTCCCTGTTGGCAGATGATATTCCGGGTTTGGTGATTATTAATCGTTTTGTCCCCAGCTTGGCAAACCGCTGCGTATGGCTCGATAACGAAGCGGGTTCACGGGAAATGACTAACTACCTAATTAGCCGTGGGCATCGCCAAATAGCGGCCATTAGCAGTGTGTACCAAAACAACGACCCCAGGTTGCGCCTAATGGGAGTGACCGATGCAATGAGGGCAAACGGCCTGAGTCTTGAGCCTTCTTACGTCGAAGAATCTACCGCGAATATGCGTGGAGGTGAAGAGGCCGTTAAAGCGCTTTTGGCTCGCGGCTGTAAATTCACAGCTCTGGTTTGTTATAACGACTTGATGGCTGTTGGCGCCATGAATGCGCTTCAGGATGCGGGTATTCGTGTACCGGAAGATGTGTCGGTGGTCGGTTTTGATAATCTCTACGTTGCCAGCGCGTGCCGTCCAACGCTGACGACTATGCACTATCCTGTCGAGGAAATGGGCAGCTATGCGGCGGAGCTGGCAATCGACCTAAGCTCGGGTGAAAACAAGCTTACTACACGCACACACTTGTTTATGCCGACATTAAAAGAGCGGAATTCTGTTGCAGATTGTCCATAGCACCGAATGTCAGTTTCCCTGAGCTTTCTATTCAGGCTACTATGGCGTTTTTACCGTAGCCCGAAATCATTACATCGACATGCAGCAAGCACTCTCCAGCAAATTTCATAAACATTTTGTTCTCTTGGGTCTGCTTGCTCTGACTCTTCTCGCTGTTGTTGCCTTTTATCCGGGGGTTCAAGGCCCTTGGATGTTCGATGATAAACACAATATTGTCCATTTGCAGAACCTGCAGCCTGAGGAAATAGCGGCAAAACCTATATGGGATGGGGCCAAGGTCAACGATCAGTGGGGGAATCGAAGCGTTGCTCGTTTTACCTTTGCGTTGAATGTAGCCAGCTGTGGCCTGACTGC
Coding sequences within:
- a CDS encoding LacI family DNA-binding transcriptional regulator; this translates as MVTIKDVARVAGVSTATVSRVVHDGGQVGDACRARVKKVIKQLGYRPNTNARALVSKTSDTIGVVTPRLSMTFFGCLAAGVEKTAREKNLKLLMSNSLYETKTELEAIESLREHSCKAIILHSEYSDEKTLSLLADDIPGLVIINRFVPSLANRCVWLDNEAGSREMTNYLISRGHRQIAAISSVYQNNDPRLRLMGVTDAMRANGLSLEPSYVEESTANMRGGEEAVKALLARGCKFTALVCYNDLMAVGAMNALQDAGIRVPEDVSVVGFDNLYVASACRPTLTTMHYPVEEMGSYAAELAIDLSSGENKLTTRTHLFMPTLKERNSVADCP